In the genome of Triticum urartu cultivar G1812 chromosome 5, Tu2.1, whole genome shotgun sequence, one region contains:
- the LOC125509460 gene encoding sugar transport protein 7-like, with product MSVVRPPPQDGGQRQRPGRGREGLIALNAQHQHGFCARRNRRQPAPSHNCTLASHPGRGERAQETSIYGRGILVGWSIASPCPASSPLCLGPCSSVLGEERQRSSRRERMAGGGVAALGVKKERAAEYKGRMTLAVAMACLVAAVGGSIFGYDIGISGGVTSMDPFLEKFFPVVFRRKNSGHQNNYCKYDNQGLSAFTSSLYLAGLVSSLVASPVTRNYGRRASIVCGGISFLIGAILNVAAVNLEMLILGRIMLGVGIGFGNQGVPLYLSEMAPAHLRGGLNMMFQLATTLGIFTANMVNYGTQNLKPWGWRLSLGLAAAPALLMTVGGLLLPETPNSLIERGRAEEGRRVLERIRGTADVDAEFMDMSEASELANTIKNPFRNILEPRNRPQLVMAVCMPAFQILTGINSILFYAPVLFQTMGFGASASLYSSVITGAVLFLSTLISIATVDRLGRRKLLISGGIQMIVCQVIVAVILGVKFGTDKQLSRSYSIVVVVVICLFVMAFGWSWGPLGWTVPSEIFPLETRSAGQSITVAVNLFFTFVIAQAFLSMLCAFKFGIFLFFAAWITVMTVFVYVFLPETKGVPIEEMVLLWRKHWFWKKVMPDMPLEDGWGEGDGGRADNKAH from the exons ATGAGCGTGGTTCGGCCCCCGCCGCAGGATGGGGGTCAACGTCAACGGCCGGGGCGCGGGAGGGAGGGGCTCATCGCCTTGAATGCACAGCATCAGCATGGCTTTTGTGCAAGAAGAAATCGGCGCCAGCCCGCTCCCTCTCATAATTGCACACTCGCTTCGCACCCGGGACGAGGAGAGAGGGCACAGGAGACATCTATATATGGCCGTGGAATTCTAGTTGGTTGGAGCATTGCTTCTCCGTGCCCAGCGAGCTCTCCTCTTTGCCTCGGTCCTTGCTCGAGTGTTCTTGGAGAGGAGAGGCAGAGGAGTTCTCGGAGAGAGAGGATGGCGGGCGGCGGGGTGGCCGCGCTGGGCGTGAAGAAGGAGAGGGCGGCGGAGTACAAGGGCCGCATGACGCTCGCCGTCGCCATGGCCTGCCTCGTCGCCGCCGTCGGGGGCTCCATCTTCGGCTACGACATCGGGATCTCCG GTGGAGTGACCTCCATGGACCCATTCCTGGAGAAGTTCTTCCCGGTGGTGTTCCGACGGAAGAACTCCGGCCACCAGAACAACTACTGCAAGTACGACAACCAGGGCCTCTCGGCCTTCACCTCCTCTCTGTACCTGGCCGGCCTGGTCTCCTCCCTCGTCGCCTCGCCGGTGACGAGGAACTACGGCCGACGCGCCAGCATTGTCTGCGGCGGCATCAGCTTCCTCATCGGCGCGATCCTCAACGTGGCGGCCGTGAACCTCGAGATGCTGATCCTCGGTCGTATCATGCTCGGCGTTGGCATCGGCTTCGGCAATCAG GGTGTGCCGCTGTACCTGTCGGAGATGGCGCCGGCGCACCTCCGCGGCGGGCTGAACATGATGTTCCAGCTCGCGACGACGCTCGGCATCTTCACGGCCAACATGGTCAACTACGGCACGCAGAACCTCAAGCCGTGGGGGTGGCGCCTCTCGCTCGGCCTCGCGGCGGCGCCGGCGCTGCTGATGACCGTGGGCGGGCTGCTCCTGCCGGAGACGCCCAACAGCCTCATCGAGCGCGGGCGCGCCGAGGAGGGCCGGCGCGTCCTGGAGCGCATCCGCGGCACGGCGGACGTGGACGCGGAGTTCATGGACATGTCGGAGGCCAGCGAGCTGGCCAACACCATCAAGAACCCGTTCCGGAACATCCTCGAGCCGCGCAACCGGCCGCAGCTGGTGATGGCCGTGTGCATGCCGGCGTTCCAGATCCTGACGGGCATCAACTCCATCCTCTTCTACGCGCCGGTGCTGTTCCAGACCATGGGCTTCGGCGCCAGCGCGTCGCTCTACTCCTCCGTGATCACCGGCGCGGTCCTCTTCCTGTCCACCCTCATCTCCATCGCCACCGTCGACCGCCTCGGCCGGAGGAAGCTCCTCATCAGCGGCGGCATCCAGATGATCGTTTGCCAG GTGATCGTGGCGGTGATACTCGGGGTGAAGTTCGGGACGGACAAGCAGCTGTCGCGGAGCTACTCGatcgtggtggtggtggtgatcTGCCTCTTCGTGATGGCGTTCGGGTGGTCGTGGGGGCCGCTGGGGTGGACGGTGCCGAGCGAGATCTTCCCGCTGGAGACGCGGTCGGCGGGGCAGAGCATCACGGTGGCCGTCAACCTCTTCTTCACCTTCGTCATCGCGCAGGCGTTCCTGTCCATGCTCTGCGCCTTCAAGTTcggcatcttcctcttcttcgccgCCTGGATCACGGTCATGACCGTCTTCGTCTACGTCTTCCTGCCGGAGACCAAGGGCGTGCCCATCGAGGAGATGGTGCTGCTGTGGCGGAAGCACTGGTTCTGGAAGAAGGTGATGCCGGACATGCCGCTCGAGGACGGCTGGGGAGAAGGGGACGGCGGGCGTGCTGACAACAAGGCTCACTAG